Proteins from a single region of Caloramator sp. E03:
- the amrS gene encoding AmmeMemoRadiSam system radical SAM enzyme, with amino-acid sequence MIKEGMFYEKANGFVECRICPNKCRIRENGIGACDVRICIEGKIKSINYGEISSIGLDPIEKKPLFHFKPGKYILSVGSFGCNFKCGFCQNYSISFGRPQTKYIEPKELVDLAEDMKIKGNVGIAFTYNEPTIWYEYVYDTSKVAKEKSIDVVLVTNGYINKEPLEYLLPYIDAMNIDLKAFNKNFYKDICKGKMESVLKTIEMSSNICHIEITTLLINGYNDSKEEIKQLCKFISNINPNIPLHLTRYYPMYKFSQPATPIEKILECRDIALEYLNYVYIGNVQGIDENTYCPDCGCIIVERRGYNINLSISENKCPRCGKKINIVI; translated from the coding sequence ATGATAAAAGAAGGTATGTTTTATGAAAAAGCTAATGGCTTTGTTGAATGCAGAATATGCCCTAATAAGTGCAGGATTAGAGAAAATGGTATAGGAGCCTGTGATGTTAGAATATGTATAGAGGGAAAGATAAAGTCTATTAATTATGGTGAAATCAGCTCTATTGGGCTTGATCCTATTGAGAAAAAGCCTTTATTTCATTTCAAACCTGGAAAATACATCCTGTCTGTTGGGAGTTTTGGATGTAACTTTAAATGTGGTTTTTGTCAAAACTATTCAATATCTTTTGGGAGGCCTCAAACAAAATATATAGAGCCCAAGGAGTTAGTTGACTTAGCGGAGGATATGAAGATAAAAGGTAATGTGGGTATTGCCTTTACTTATAATGAGCCTACAATATGGTACGAATATGTATATGATACATCAAAGGTTGCTAAAGAAAAATCAATTGATGTAGTACTTGTAACCAATGGCTATATTAATAAAGAACCCCTTGAATATCTTTTACCATATATAGATGCTATGAACATAGATTTAAAGGCTTTCAATAAAAATTTTTATAAGGATATTTGTAAAGGGAAAATGGAAAGTGTTCTTAAAACTATAGAAATGTCAAGTAATATATGCCATATAGAAATTACAACTCTTCTTATAAATGGATATAACGATTCTAAAGAAGAGATTAAGCAACTATGTAAGTTTATATCAAATATTAATCCTAATATTCCTCTTCATCTTACAAGATACTACCCAATGTATAAGTTTTCACAGCCTGCAACACCTATTGAAAAAATATTGGAGTGTAGAGATATTGCTTTAGAATATTTAAACTATGTTTATATTGGCAACGTACAAGGAATTGATGAGAATACATATTGCCCTGATTGCGGCTGCATTATTGTTGAAAGGAGAGGATATAATATTAATCTGTCGATAAGTGAAAATAAATGCCCAAGATGTGGAAAGAAAATTAATATTGTAATATGA
- a CDS encoding PRD domain-containing protein has product MDIKQYSMYDVISMKVINELQEIIDAKNTLIKMNLILKENIDNLDGDILYNDILSVLNKIASKLSITLDDETLIGIILHLAFTISRLKKGEPPVEFPNKDVFASKYIDTYKTIQEEIVFLFNKYNIEMSDNEIYYLISFLFHEQSS; this is encoded by the coding sequence ATGGATATAAAACAATATAGTATGTACGATGTAATAAGCATGAAAGTAATAAATGAACTTCAAGAAATAATTGATGCAAAAAACACTCTTATAAAAATGAACTTAATTCTTAAAGAAAATATTGATAACCTTGATGGAGATATACTTTATAACGATATACTTAGTGTTTTAAACAAAATAGCTTCTAAGCTGTCAATAACATTAGATGATGAAACACTAATAGGAATTATTCTTCATTTAGCTTTTACAATAAGCAGATTAAAAAAGGGTGAACCCCCTGTTGAATTTCCTAATAAAGATGTATTTGCAAGCAAATATATTGATACTTATAAAACAATCCAAGAAGAAATTGTTTTTTTATTTAATAAATATAATATTGAGATGTCAGACAATGAAATTTACTATTTAATTAGTTTTCTGTTTCATGAACAGTCATCTTAG
- a CDS encoding N-acetylmuramoyl-L-alanine amidase: MAKKLKAYIEEGGDVCIMIREVDEGLYSQLNTLETKKRQDLKKRKDIINEYKADAFVSIHLNSFPQAQYYGAQVFYPKGDKDSELFAKIVQEELIKILNRNNKRIEKGTDDYYIIKNNNIPSILVECGFLSNPEEEKLLNDPNYQNKIAWALYYGIMKYFATYKNDTHQ, encoded by the coding sequence ATTGCCAAAAAGTTAAAGGCCTATATTGAAGAAGGTGGAGATGTATGTATTATGATAAGGGAAGTTGATGAAGGTTTATATAGTCAATTAAATACTTTGGAAACTAAAAAAAGGCAGGATTTAAAAAAAAGAAAAGATATTATTAATGAATATAAGGCAGATGCTTTTGTAAGTATACATTTAAACAGCTTCCCTCAAGCTCAATATTATGGTGCCCAGGTTTTTTATCCTAAAGGTGATAAAGATAGCGAGCTCTTTGCAAAGATTGTCCAAGAGGAACTTATAAAGATTTTAAATAGAAATAATAAAAGAATTGAAAAAGGTACTGATGATTATTATATAATAAAAAACAACAATATACCTTCTATACTTGTAGAGTGTGGTTTTTTATCAAACCCTGAGGAAGAGAAACTTTTAAATGATCCAAATTATCAAAATAAAATAGCCTGGGCTCTTTACTATGGCATAATGAAATATTTTGCGACATATAAAAATGATACCCATCAATAA
- the amrA gene encoding AmmeMemoRadiSam system protein A: MGKILSYYIMPHPPIIIPEIGRGEDEKIKKTKNSLNEIAMEIKDLKPKTIIIITPHGPIFRDAIAITNMPTIRGNFAKFGVQDVELNFDIDTFLTQSILEYANNFNVSTVLIDDKAIKRYKIEKGLDHGSMVPLYFVTKHYNDFKLVHITYGMLSKINLYKFGMAIEEAVRNMDYDAVVIASGDLSHKLTDDGPYGYNKYGPEFDNKIIKLIENMDIEGIFTMDNKLISEAGECGLRSFYILFGCLDKLKAKATFLSYECPFGVGYSVFEIHRIKEMESRLPKIEEAIKANKNTMVYSDAYLRLAKESLEYYIKNGRYINIPDYVPNEMLLKKNGVFVSIKKNGQLRGCIGTIFPVTENVAIEIIRNAVEAGINDPRFYPITEEELDELQYSVDVLMAPEKATKDMLNPKKYGVIVRKGFRTGLLLPDLDGVDTVDKQLEIALSKANISPMEDYTIERFEVIRHR, from the coding sequence ATGGGTAAAATATTGAGTTATTATATTATGCCTCATCCTCCTATCATTATTCCAGAAATAGGCAGGGGTGAGGATGAGAAAATTAAAAAAACTAAAAATTCTTTAAATGAAATTGCCATGGAGATTAAAGATCTTAAACCTAAAACTATAATTATAATTACACCCCATGGGCCTATATTCAGGGATGCTATTGCAATAACTAATATGCCTACTATTAGAGGGAATTTTGCAAAGTTTGGAGTACAGGATGTAGAGCTTAATTTTGATATTGATACATTTCTTACACAAAGCATATTAGAATATGCAAATAATTTTAACGTTTCAACGGTTTTAATAGATGATAAAGCTATAAAAAGGTATAAAATTGAAAAAGGACTTGACCATGGTTCAATGGTTCCTCTTTATTTTGTTACAAAGCATTATAATGATTTTAAATTAGTACACATAACTTATGGAATGCTTTCGAAGATTAATCTATATAAATTTGGAATGGCAATAGAAGAAGCTGTAAGAAATATGGATTATGATGCAGTAGTAATTGCAAGTGGGGATTTATCTCATAAATTAACTGATGATGGTCCCTATGGATATAATAAATATGGTCCGGAATTTGATAATAAAATAATAAAACTTATTGAAAATATGGATATTGAAGGCATATTCACGATGGACAATAAATTGATTAGTGAGGCGGGAGAGTGTGGACTTAGATCTTTTTATATCCTTTTTGGGTGTCTTGATAAATTAAAGGCTAAGGCTACATTTTTATCTTATGAATGTCCATTTGGAGTTGGATATTCAGTATTTGAAATCCATAGGATAAAAGAAATGGAGAGCAGATTGCCAAAGATAGAAGAAGCAATAAAAGCTAATAAAAATACAATGGTATATAGTGATGCTTATTTAAGGCTTGCAAAAGAGAGCCTTGAGTATTATATAAAAAATGGCAGGTATATTAATATTCCTGACTATGTACCGAATGAGATGTTGTTAAAGAAAAACGGAGTTTTTGTTTCAATAAAAAAGAATGGGCAGCTTAGAGGATGTATAGGTACAATATTTCCAGTAACTGAGAATGTAGCAATAGAAATAATACGAAATGCTGTTGAGGCAGGAATTAATGACCCAAGATTTTATCCTATAACTGAAGAAGAACTTGATGAACTACAATATTCCGTTGATGTTTTAATGGCTCCGGAAAAAGCTACAAAAGATATGTTAAATCCTAAAAAATATGGTGTTATTGTAAGAAAAGGATTTAGAACAGGGCTTTTACTTCCCGATTTAGATGGAGTTGATACTGTTGATAAGCAGCTTGAGATTGCTCTAAGTAAAGCTAATATATCTCCAATGGAAGATTATACAATAGAAAGATTTGAAGTTATAAGGCACAGGTGA
- a CDS encoding Na/Pi cotransporter family protein: protein MLGGLGLFIYGMHIMGEGLEKTAGNKLKKILEVLTTNKLMGVIVGTIITAIMQSSSATTVMVVGFVNAGLMNLYQASSVIMGANIGTTITAQIIAFNLSDIAPLILAAGAIITIFAKKKKIKDLGEIILGFGVIFVGMTIMSTSMEPLKNNPEFSKIILLLSHNPLLAVLAGTVITGIIQSSGAFIAILIALSAEGAIGFEAALPLLLGSNIGTCVTALLASIGTGKNAKKAALIHLTFNVIGTIIFMVLYPLIVHAIPMLGGSIKRQIANAHTIFNITNTIIQAPLIPLLVKFVNIIIPGKDSEQETMSLQYIDKRLLETPSVAVQQVVKETVRMGRLAIKNVEKTLECFTNFNEDIEIDIYKKEELINYLEKEITSYLVLLSNSSISEDESIIVTSLFHVVNDIERMGDHAENLLELAENKFKNSLKFSIEAQTELKFMYETVLEAANNSINALEFGDINSAQSVIQIEKKIDSIEKQLRKDHIDRLNKGICNPESGTIFLDAISNLERIGDHSHNISQIVLSQN, encoded by the coding sequence ATGCTTGGAGGATTAGGGCTTTTTATCTATGGAATGCATATCATGGGTGAAGGCCTTGAAAAAACAGCCGGAAATAAGCTAAAAAAAATACTTGAAGTTTTAACAACAAATAAACTAATGGGTGTCATAGTTGGAACTATTATTACAGCAATTATGCAAAGTAGCAGCGCAACTACTGTAATGGTTGTTGGATTTGTAAATGCAGGTCTTATGAATCTTTATCAAGCTTCAAGCGTTATAATGGGTGCAAACATTGGTACTACTATTACAGCACAAATAATTGCATTTAATCTTTCAGATATTGCTCCTTTAATCCTTGCAGCAGGTGCAATAATTACAATATTTGCAAAAAAGAAAAAGATTAAGGACTTGGGAGAAATTATTTTAGGCTTTGGAGTAATTTTTGTAGGAATGACTATTATGTCAACTTCAATGGAACCTTTAAAAAATAATCCTGAATTTTCCAAAATAATCCTCCTATTAAGCCACAATCCTCTTCTTGCTGTTCTTGCAGGAACAGTAATAACTGGTATTATACAAAGCAGTGGTGCATTTATTGCCATACTAATAGCACTATCTGCTGAAGGTGCAATAGGCTTTGAAGCAGCACTTCCTCTTTTGCTTGGTAGCAATATAGGAACCTGCGTTACAGCACTTTTAGCATCCATAGGAACTGGGAAAAACGCTAAAAAGGCTGCCTTAATACACCTTACATTTAACGTTATTGGAACTATAATTTTCATGGTTTTATATCCATTAATAGTTCATGCAATTCCTATGCTTGGAGGTAGCATAAAAAGACAAATTGCCAATGCCCATACTATATTTAACATTACAAATACAATAATTCAAGCTCCACTTATTCCTCTCCTTGTTAAATTTGTTAATATAATTATTCCCGGTAAAGATAGTGAGCAGGAGACAATGTCCCTTCAATACATTGATAAAAGGCTTTTAGAAACTCCATCGGTTGCTGTGCAACAAGTTGTGAAAGAAACAGTACGTATGGGACGCCTTGCTATCAAAAATGTTGAAAAAACCCTTGAATGTTTTACAAATTTTAATGAAGACATTGAAATAGATATATATAAAAAAGAAGAGCTTATAAATTACCTTGAAAAGGAAATAACATCATATTTGGTACTACTGTCAAACAGCTCAATTTCTGAAGATGAATCAATTATTGTAACATCTCTATTCCATGTTGTAAACGATATTGAAAGAATGGGAGATCATGCTGAAAATTTATTGGAACTTGCTGAAAATAAATTTAAAAATTCATTAAAATTTTCAATTGAAGCACAAACAGAGCTTAAATTCATGTATGAAACAGTTTTAGAAGCTGCAAATAATTCAATAAACGCTCTTGAATTTGGTGATATTAATTCAGCACAATCTGTTATTCAGATAGAGAAAAAAATAGATAGCATAGAAAAACAACTTAGAAAAGACCATATTGATAGGCTCAATAAAGGAATTTGTAATCCTGAAAGTGGAACCATATTCCTTGATGCAATAAGTAACCTTGAAAGGATAGGAGATCATTCGCATAACATATCTCAAATAGTACTTAGTCAAAATTAA